A window of Acidimicrobiia bacterium contains these coding sequences:
- a CDS encoding DUF4383 domain-containing protein, with translation MDRSWNRIFGWAFGVVYIVVGLVGFLVTRNVGFTATQGKLLVVFAINPLHNLVHIAVGALLVIGATSGVQGARMVNGIVGAVYLLVGIVGIFLVNSSANIIALNHPDNILHLVTAVIALGIALRGDSFEPSKAM, from the coding sequence ATGGACCGATCCTGGAATCGAATTTTCGGATGGGCTTTTGGGGTTGTTTATATTGTCGTCGGCCTCGTCGGGTTTTTAGTGACACGAAACGTAGGGTTCACTGCTACCCAAGGGAAACTTCTAGTCGTATTCGCAATCAACCCACTTCATAACCTGGTGCATATAGCAGTTGGTGCCCTGCTCGTTATCGGGGCGACGAGCGGGGTCCAAGGGGCTCGAATGGTGAATGGAATAGTAGGTGCCGTGTATCTCCTGGTTGGAATAGTCGGAATTTTTTTAGTGAACTCATCTGCCAACATTATTGCGTTGAACCATCCAGACAATATTCTCCACCTTGTCACGGCGGTGATTGCTTTGGGGATCGCCTTGCGGGGGGACAGCTTCGAACCTTCAAAGGCAATGTAA